Proteins encoded within one genomic window of Chloroflexota bacterium:
- a CDS encoding gluconokinase, producing MKVLPAQSEPPYILAIDIGTSAVRAMLFDRSGRLLDGLAARRSYTMRTASDGTFEIGPDFLLDLIFGCVDDVLSTAGPMSGEIRAVAISTLVSNVLGVDVHHRPLTPMIAYADTRSAPDVFVLRATLDERLIHQRTGCYLHTSYLPARFLWLARTQPEVLRQAARWVSIGEYLFLRLFGQAAVSYSVASWTGLLDIRRLVWDEALLEALPIGLTHLSPLTDVNVPQIGLRSEFAKRWPSLAEVPWFPALGDGAAADIGCGCVSPRRVALTMGSTVAMRLIVSEESVPVPWGLWCYRVDRRRLLLGGALNEGGIVYVWMQKTLRLKGSHVERALAAMPPDSHGLTVLPFWAGERSPGWSANAQATIHGLTLNTTPLDILRASLEAIAYRIALVYELLADLLPDDSIIIAGGVASRQSPTWVQIIADVLNQPIAVSEIEEVSGRGAALLALESLGVLSNVEDAPGEFGATYVPDLNRHMRYRAAIERQRELYAKLVN from the coding sequence ATGAAGGTACTCCCTGCTCAAAGCGAACCGCCTTATATCTTAGCCATTGATATCGGCACGTCAGCAGTGCGTGCGATGCTTTTTGACCGAAGTGGCCGGCTTTTGGACGGGCTGGCAGCACGTCGTTCCTACACCATGCGTACGGCCAGCGACGGCACTTTTGAAATCGGCCCCGACTTTCTGCTGGATTTGATATTTGGATGCGTGGACGACGTGCTCTCGACTGCTGGACCAATGAGTGGGGAAATCCGCGCAGTGGCCATTAGCACGCTGGTAAGCAATGTGCTCGGGGTGGATGTGCACCATCGTCCTCTTACGCCGATGATAGCCTATGCGGACACGCGCTCGGCACCGGACGTGTTCGTGTTGCGGGCCACGCTCGATGAGCGACTTATCCATCAACGCACGGGCTGCTACCTTCACACCAGTTACCTGCCCGCTCGTTTCCTTTGGCTGGCTCGCACCCAGCCTGAGGTGCTCAGGCAGGCTGCCCGCTGGGTCTCTATTGGCGAATACCTCTTCTTGCGATTATTTGGCCAGGCGGCAGTCAGTTATTCGGTAGCCTCCTGGACCGGACTGCTCGACATTCGCCGCTTGGTGTGGGATGAGGCGCTCCTCGAGGCTCTGCCAATTGGGCTCACACATCTCTCACCGCTGACAGATGTAAACGTACCGCAGATAGGGTTGCGTTCGGAGTTCGCTAAACGCTGGCCTTCTCTAGCAGAAGTGCCCTGGTTCCCGGCCCTCGGTGATGGCGCAGCAGCCGACATCGGCTGCGGCTGCGTCTCTCCCAGACGGGTAGCCCTGACGATGGGCAGCACTGTTGCTATGCGCTTGATTGTGTCCGAAGAATCGGTACCGGTTCCATGGGGCTTGTGGTGCTACCGAGTAGACCGCCGTCGATTGCTCTTGGGTGGGGCTCTCAATGAAGGGGGCATCGTCTATGTCTGGATGCAAAAGACACTTCGGCTAAAAGGGAGCCATGTGGAGCGAGCGCTAGCGGCCATGCCACCCGACAGTCACGGGCTCACTGTGCTGCCCTTTTGGGCCGGGGAACGCAGCCCCGGGTGGTCTGCAAATGCTCAGGCCACGATCCATGGTCTTACTCTCAATACCACCCCGTTGGACATCCTAAGAGCCAGCCTCGAGGCCATCGCTTACCGCATTGCACTGGTCTACGAGTTGTTAGCGGACCTATTACCTGATGATAGTATCATTATCGCCGGCGGTGTTGCGTCGCGCCAATCTCCCACCTGGGTCCAAATCATTGCCGATGTGCTGAACCAACCCATTGCAGTCTCAGAGATAGAGGAGGTGTCTGGTCGGGGAGCCGCATTGCTGGCATTGGAATCATTGGGGGTGTTATCAAACGTAGAGGACGCACCTGGGGAATTCGGAGCTACCTATGTTCCGGACCTGAACCGCCACATGCGTTATCGGGCCGCTATCGAACGACAGCGAGAACTATACGCAAAATTGGTAAACTAA